One window of the Equus caballus isolate H_3958 breed thoroughbred chromosome 2, TB-T2T, whole genome shotgun sequence genome contains the following:
- the LOC111771283 gene encoding serine/arginine repetitive matrix protein 3-like, translated as MHRLPPKYLPDHHPLFPTKAPRLALSLPPTPEPSAASPPPTNHERAPPPSSSANGRKPAGRADEAHGPRERGCGESGGPGENTTWRRAGRTEPQQRPREGSEVSAEGGKRGPSPRRRRRSPSLPQTLPHTHTPLLRSPGKSRSRPRAPAESGNAEAWARRRGGGSVRHGERSAREAGRAGGRRTTWGCQIKCASKEDSYQYRKRGNLTPKVQDDILQNKERHFPRMSACNRNYTSHPNVIKLGLVLINKMRVACPK; from the exons ATGCACAGGCTACCTCCGAAGTACCTGCCAGACCATCACCCTCTCTTCCCCACTAAGGCGCCTAGGCTCGCCCTCAGCCTCCCCCCAACGCCTGAGCC GTCCGCGGCCTCCCCGCCACCGACCAATCACGAGCGAGCCCCCCCGCCGTCGTCTTCCGCCAATGGGAGAAAGCCCGCGGGCCGGGCCGACGAGGCGCACGGACCCCGCGAGCGCGGCTGCGGCGAGAGCGGCGGGCCCGGCGAGAACACAACATGGCGGCGGGCAGGCCGGACCGAACCACAGCAGCGGCCGCGCGAGGGAAGTGAGGTCTCCGCCGAAGGCGGGAAGCGCGGCCCctccccccgccgccgccgccgctcgccTTCCCTCCCACAGACGCTCCCGCACACTCACACGCCTCTGCTCAGGAGTCCAGGGAAGAGCAGGAGCCGCCCCCGCGCTCCTGCGGAGTCGGGCAATGCAGAGGCCTGGGCACGGCGCAGGGGAGGGGGAAGCGTGCGTCACGGAGAACGGAGCGCGCGCGAAGCGGGG AGAGCTGGAGGACGAAGGACGACGTGGGGATGCCAGATTAAGTGCGCCAGTAAAGAAGATAGCTACCAGTACCGTAAAAGAGGGAATTTAACACCAAAAGTGCAAGACGATATCCTCCAGAATAAAGAACGGCACTTCCCTAGAATGTCAGCTTGTAACC GAAATTATACTTCTCACCCTAATGTCATCAAGCTTGGCCTTGTTTTGATCAACAAAAT GAGAGTTGCATGTCCCAAATAG